A segment of the Candidatus Saccharibacteria bacterium genome:
TAAGCAGTCACCCCTTGCTCGCTCAGTTCATAAACAAACCCTGTGCCAAACATAAAGTCGCCAGTTGCGGTACTAACGGCGCCACCAGTCATTTGACGGAGCAAAACTACCTTGGGATGTTTAGCAAAGAAGCCATCATTCTTGAGCTCTACTTGCAGAGTCTCTGGATCGAGCAAGTCCTTTTGGTCGGGGTTGGCTAGCTCTTGTAGCTTAGTCATGTTCACAAAGGTATTGCTCATGCGTGGAATGGCCGGCGCATAATAGCCTTCGCTTCGTTCGCAGTTCTTATTGGTTACTCCAGTTTTACTGGCGGTAAACACATCGCTAATCGACTCACTCAAAACCCCATCTTTAATAATCGTAACTGGCTGGCGAGCATTGCCAAAGGCTCCGTAGGGGTGGAAGCCGTGGGCCAGCTCATCTTCGTGGTCCTCGATTGTTACGTCTTTAGCGGCAACCATAGTGCCAGCAATGAATTTTTTCTGTTCATTACCTAACGCACTACCGCCACTAGCCACGAGATCCGATTCGGCTGGGTGGCCCAAGGCTTCGTGAGCTACCATTCCGCCCAAATCAGCATCGACCAAAATTGGATAATGACCCGCTGCTATGCTCGGCGCACCGAGTTGACTGCGCATTTGTTCTACCAGTTCCCCAACATCTTTTTTGTGTTGTTCTATAGAGCCAAACATTAGCTCGGGTGAGTTGTCGATGAGGCGTATGCGTCCACTGGCGGTGCCGCTCTTACTCTTAATTGTGAGCGTTAGGTACATGCGACTTTTGGGCACGCACCAATCTACATCGGTGCCGTCGCTACGGACTACCCGCCAAGTATCGATATCGGCATGGAACTGCAGCAGTGTACTAGCCCCGGGGTCGATTGATTTAGCAAAACCTTCGAACTTACCAAGATTGGTAGCAATCAGTGCAGGGTCGAGCTGAGCGACATCGTAGGTTTGGTAGTGTAGTTTGTCTTGGCCAAGGTTTTCTTGGGGACCCAGTTCGTAAACTTGCTCGGCTGTGGCCAAACCGGCTGCCTCATTGGCATCGGCTATCTTGGCAAGATCGGCGGCCAAGGCTAATACACTTTCTCGACTAAGATCGTTGCTAGAGCCAAAAGCTACATGGCCCGATTTGGTAAACACGTAAATGCCGGTGCCGACATCGCCATCAATGCTTAGTTTGTCGATAGCACCGTTTTTAAATACTACATTGTAAAAATCTTTGCGGTGCAAGCGCATAACGGCGTAGTGCCCGGTGCTTTTAGCCTGGGCCATGACCGCCTCAATAACTTCATCATACTCGCGCAATAATTTGCTCATAAGTTCATTATACAGCTGATCAACAGATATGAAAACCAATTTAAAACGACGTGGCCGGCGCAGGGAGCTCTTGCGAGCACCCCGCTCCGGCCGTCGTCATCGTGCTACTCAGGATCCAAGGCCCGAAGTACTGCTGCTTCTTCGGGTGAAACCGGGAAGTCCTGAAGAAACTGAGTAGCCTTACGGCGGAAAGGATGGCTGAAGAATAGATGGTACAGACCATTAGCTCCAGGGAGCCGCCAGACCCATCCGGGCCAGCGGTCCCCACAGAGCCAATGGTGGGTAGCCACATCCAGCCGTAACAGCGCAATATGGACCGGAGGCGCCCACCAAGGGACATCTACGATCCAGACAACGTCCTTATCCTCCCGCCGAAGTAGATACCAAGTACGCATGGTGCCCTTTCAGGCCGCCCTCCCCGGTGGAGGGCTGTCGCCTTGCGCTCATGGCTTCTCCTTTCCGTAGGCGGAGCGATGACAGGCCGATTATAGGCCTGTTTTATCTGCAGCGCAAGCTTTTGCTATACTAAAAGCTATGGAAGATCACGCAGTCTATGTGGTGGTGCGCGACGGCAAATGCTTGTTTGTGCAGCGCAGTAAGCAAAAAAAGGTTCTGCCGGGCGCCTGGGCCTTTGCTTCGGGCACTGTAGAGCCAGGCGAAAGCTTGTTCCAAACCGCTGAGCGCGAGGCCATGGAAGAGGTGGGTATGAAAGTTAAAGCCAAAAAGCTGCTAACCAAACGCGACCTGCCAGACGTTGGGGTTAGATTGAACTTTGTGATTTGCGAACCTTTAGGCAAACCAACCAAGCTTGACCCAGCCGAGGCCGAGCAATTAGCCTGGATGAGCATGACTGATTTTTTTGATAAGTACACTGACGAACAAATTGGACACGGCCTGCGCTGGCTGCGCACACAGCCCAAAATCTGGAAAGCCGAAGGGTTGTAACCTATAATCTACTTATGAAACTTACTGTTATTTGTGCTAACTCGCGAAAGGATTCGGAGTCACTCAAGGTCGCCAAGTGGTTTAAAGGGGCTATTGGCAACGACGGTCAAACTGTTAACTTGATAGATCTACATGTCTCACAGTTGCCGCTAGAACTCGATAAGTTGTGGGACGAAGACCCCGACACCATGTTGATTTGGAATCCAATTAAGGACGCGCTTACAGCTGCCGAAGCCTACGTGGTGGTAACTCCAGAATGGAACGGCATGGCCAACCCCTCGTTTTTTAACCTAGTGGACTATACAGATGGCGAAATGGCCTATAAGCCCGCGCTTTTAGTAGGTGTTTCAGCCAGTCGCGGCGGTGCCTATCCAATCGCCCAAATTAAGGGCTTTGCTAGCAAGAATACTCACATCGACTTTATCCCTGAGCATGTACTTATTCGCGACGTCGAAAAAGTGTTTAATAAGTTTGAGCCCGAAGAAGAATCAAAATATGGCGATGCCTACCTAAAAGATCGTTCCAAATATGCGCTGAAAGTTTTGTATGAATATGCTAAGGCCCTAAAAGGCTTGCGCGATAGCGGCGTAATTGATCATAAAACCTACCCCAATGGCATGTAGCTAGCTCGTGCTAATCCATCGCCACGAGGCATAAACAAAATATAGCAAGAATGGTAAGTGAACCACCCAGCCAAACCACGGCACCAAGTGAGCTTGCCAGGCACCAAATAGGGTTGTTGTGAATACGCCGTTAAAAATGCATAGTGTAAGGGCTATTGTTTCTTTTTTAAATCGAGCGCAGCAGAGTTAATGCAAAATCGTTGGCCTGTAGTTTCTTTGGGGCCATCCTCGAACACATGGCCCAAGTGAGCGCCACAGTTGCTGCAAACAACTTCCGTACGATGCATGCCATGTGAGTTATCGGCGATCATTTTGACCGAGCCAGGCACTGCTTGGTCGAAACTTGGCCAGCCGGTGCCACTATCAAATTTAGTGCCGCTCTTAAACAGCTTCTGCCCGCAAACCGCGCAATGATAGGTGCCGTCGGCATGTTCGTTCCAATACTTGCCGCTAAAAGCTGCCTCGGTGCCCTTGTTTTGGGTAACCTCGCGAGTTTGTTCGGCGAGTGAATTTATTTTCTTTTTAAGCTCATCTTGATTCATAAGCTTATTCTATACTGTTCGAGCTTATGTGAGAACCAGTTCTCAGCTTTGCCTCGAACAATAGAGCACTTTGCCGTACAATAATGCTTATGGAGATAGCACCCCGACCTAGACCCAAAACTGATGACGAAATCGATGCTGGCATGCGCTCGAGAATTCGCAATCTGAGTCGAGTGGGGGCACTTGGCTTGGGCGCTATGGTTGCGGCCACTGGCTATCAAGCTACACATACCGAACCCACGCCAGCTAGCGAGAGGGTAGAGGCCGCCACAACCACAACCCTGGCACCAGAGACTACTACCACGACCGAGCAACAAACCACGCCAGCCAACTGGCTGCCCGAAGGTGTAAAAGCCAAATGGCCGCTGATAGTTGAGGTTGCCAAAGGCTACCAGATTGACCCACAACTGGTAGCAATTATCATAGCCGAAGAATCGGGTGGCAACGAACACGCTGTAAACCCCAGTGGTGCCAAGGGGCTATTTCAGTTAATGCCAGACACCGAGAAGGTTATGGCTAGCAAGCTTGGCTATACGAACTATAATATCTACGACTCCAAGACCAACCTAGAGCTTGGTACGGCACTAATCCGTTATCTCAACGACCACTACATTGCGCCAGCCGGAGTTGATCTGGAGACTCCACAAGGAATTGCTATGCTGGCTTACGGCATGAGTGGCGGCGAGGGTGATTTGCAGACATTTATTCGTACCGGCTCACTTAATTCAACCAGCTATGCTAAGCAAAACCAGGCGGTAGCCAACCTTTGGGTGAACATGTGGAGCGACCGGGGTGAGCCTACGAGCCCAACATTTGAACAACTAAGAGGAGTACAGAAGTGAGTCGAAACAAAAAATCATCTAAGTTCTTGATAGTATTAGTCTTGATTGTGGCTGTTGCAGTCGTCGTGATCTATCTGGTGGCGAAGGCCATGTCGTCGAACACTGACTGTCAGCAGAAGCTCAAAGACGTTCAGGCTTTAAGCCAAAATGGCTCAGCTGTTTCTTGCCAAAACTAAGGTAGTTGGGCTATCTCCGACATTCGAAAATCAGAAAGCCAACTAGGCTGAACGCTTCTGTTCGAGCACGAGTGCCGTCTCTGTCACAGAACAGACAGTGAAGCCGCCGTTGGCGATTCTAGATTTGAGCCCATGTCGGTGAGTTTGCTTCTTTGCTCATTCAAAGAAGCCCCGTGCGGGTAGCACATAGATTCAGCTTTCGGCCTGAACGGTCGACCATTCTTTTGAAAACACCATAAAGTTGTGCAAAAGTGTTTTGGCCTGTACTACGATTCTATCAGCGCTCAGCCAGTCGCAACTTCCTGTTGCTGTGCGGTTCGCCAGCCAGCGAATTCTCGCAACAAAGAGCGTTGCTTAGTGGCTTCGCTTGCTGATCGCAGCAACGGCCGGAAGAGCAGTTTTTAGTCGCTGCTGGCTTTTTTGGCCTCGGCAATTAACTCATTTAAATTAGTTGGGATCGGATTGTCTTGGATTAGTTTGGCCATATAGATGGTGTTGGCCACCATGTAGCGGCAGGTTTTGTTGGTGTACAGGTGCTTATCGCCACCGGCCTCTATGTAGCTGGGGCCGGGGCCGGCATTGCCCACCCAATAGCAGTCAACGTTGGGTGGCACCGTGCAGCCTAGGTGGGTGAGGTTGAATAACGTATTGGCGGCTACATCGTGAGCACCATCTTCGTTGCCAGTAACAATCACTCCGGCCACCTTGTTGTATAGCGGGAACTGGCCAGTTTTGGTATCGCCCTCGTCGTAGGTGCCGTCGAGTCGCTCCAGCACCAACTGACTAACGCTACCGCGCACCCCAAACCAAATTGGTGTGCCAATTATCAAAATGTTGCAGTCTTTGATCTTACTTAAAATCTCGGGCCACTGATCGCCCTCGCCCTCGTTGGAACTAACACCAAACTTAACGTCGTAATCACGTACTCGCACTACTTCGGTTTCGACACCTTGAGCCTTGTAAAGCTCCACGGCCTTGTCGATTAGAGCGCCGGTGTTGCTAACTGACGGCGAAGGTTTAAGGGTGCAGTTTAAGAATAGTGCTTTTAAAGCCATAGTGTTTCCTCGTTATCATTACATTTTAGCATGGGTTATAATGGTGGCATGAGTGAACTACCGCCAGATAGTGGCGATAACAATAAACCCCAAGAACCTACTGAAGGCGAAAAAATGGCTGCCGATGAGTGGGAGGGTCGCTCGGCTGATGCGGTCGAAAAAGATCGGCAAAAACTTTTGCGAAAGGTAGAGGCAGAGCAAGCCAATCATTCCCGACCTACGCCATATGAAAAAACTGGCCACCAGAGGCCAGCCTGGACTGATGACCCAGAAGAAAGGCAAAAGAATTACGAAAAATGGGTAGACGAGATTAGAAGAGAACAAGGCCTTAAACCTAAGTACGAGGAACAAGATGAGTAAAAGTATGCAAGAATTCCAAGAACAGATAAGGCTCTACGATGCCGTTTACTATTTCCCAAAAGAGTCCAAAGGATGGCAAATGCGTCATGCGCTTGGACACTTAAATAAGTCCTTGGCAGTAATCGCTACTTATTTGGATGATGTTGATCACGGCCGAGAGCCGTCGCGTGATGACATGGTCGACAAAGCGATTCCTGATTTGCTGCAGTATGCTTTAAGGCTATCAAATATGTTTGAAGTTGATCTAGAGCAGCAGTTTGCAAAACGGCAAGACGCAATAGAGGAGAGCAAGAAAAATGCCAAAAACTGAACTAGCTGACTTTGGCGGCGGCTGTTTTTGGGGTGTTGAGGAAGTTTTTCGGACTGTGCCTGGCGTAGTAAAAACCGAAGTTGGCTATGAGGGTGGCCACGTCGACCATCCAACTTACGAGCAAGTTTGTAGCCACACTACTGGGCATGCCGAGACCCTTCAAGTTACTTTTGACCCCACCAAAGCTAGCTACGAAAAGCTACTCGATCTGTTTTTTGAACACCACAACCCAACTCAGCTAAACCAACAGGGCCCAGATGTAGGTGAGAATTATCGGAGTGTAATTTTTTATCATAACGACGAACAAAAACGGGCGGCAGAGGCCAAGATTGAGCAGTTAACAGCTGCCAAAAAGTTCAAAAAGCCAATTGTAACCCAAGTGGTGCCGGCCAAAACTTTTTGGCGCGGCGAAGAATACCACCAGCAATACTTGCATAAGCGCAACTTAGGCGTTTGCTACTGAACGTTATTCTTGTCGTGGGTCTCGATTTTGTGTTCTAGTTCTTGCACACGTTTTACAAAATTACGGCGCACCTGCTTGGCAAACGAATTGTAATTTTGAATAGTATGAAACAGCTCTATAGAGTCGTTTTGCAAGTTACCCCGAACGGCTTGTAAGAGTTTGTATGACTTTGTGGGCAATTTAAGCTCAGGCAGCGGCAGATTGTTGAGGCTGCGACTAATCAGGTGGGTGAGTGCTAGCGCGTAGGCCATCTCGCGATCGTGATCTTCGGGCGAAATTTCAACAACTTCTAACTCCAATGCATTTTGCAAAAAGTCTTTGATCCTGGCCAAGGTTTTGGCGTCAATCCGAACCGGGCAAAGCGCTACTGGCAGGCCAGCAATGCCATGTTTACCACTCTCTGGGCCAAACACGGGGTGTGTGCCAAGCACCTGAACATTGGTTGGCAGTATTTTGTTCATAAGTTTAACCGGCATAACTTTTACCGAGCAAACATCAATAACCAATGTGCCTGGTCGCAGCAGAGGCTTAATTTTTAGCAACACTTCTTCTATGGCCTGGGCATTAACCGACAAGACTACAATGTTGCAGTTAGCAGCCTGCTCGAGGCTAACAAAACTAACACCTTTGGGCGGGTTGCCAACTTTCCGGCGAGTCGAAACCAACACCTCGAAATGCCGTGCCAAAATCGGCGCAATAAAGGCGCCAAAGGCGCCAAAACCAATAACTCCAATTGATTTTTTCATCTAACAGATTATAGTTGAGGTTTACGTAGCTGTCTAATCTGCGTGTTGGGCAACAATTTGGCGCAAACCTGCAATATCGATCTGGTTATAGTCGCTAATAATCTTTTCGGCTCCGGCTATGGTTTGGGCCGAATTAAAGTTATTTACGTAACCAATTATGGCCATGTTGGCGGCATGGGCGGCGCCAACATCGTTGGCTGAATCGCCAACCACCACGCACTTTTTGGCGCTTACGCCGAGTTTTTTGGCAGCTAGCTCGAATGTATCGGGGGCTGGCTTGTCGTTACTGACATCGTCTGAGGTTACCACGGCCGAGAAGTATTGCGAAAGCTGGTTGTGGTTGAGCAGCAGCTGCGAAAGTTGATGGGTGGAGCCGGTGCCAACTGCCATTGGCACCTTGTGTTCTTGCAAGGATTTGAGTAAGGGTATCAAATGAGGGCTAATAACCAAGTCGTGGGTGGAGTAGTATACCAAGCGCTTGGTGTTAATTGCAGCTGCCATTTCGAGCGGGTGGGTATCGATGTTAAAGGTTTCTTTAAACACCTTAGAGGTCACCTGAATTGGTTTGCCGAGCATCGATATAAACAAATTCCTATCGGGCTTAATGCCAAACTCGGCCAGGTACTCTTGCCAAAATTTGTAATTAACCGGCAGGGTGTCGACCAGTGTGCCGTCCATGTCGAAAATAACGCCCAAATCGTGTGCTTCTCTCATACTTTTGATTATAAGGTTCACTGCCCTGGCTGTCGAATGAAAGCTAAAATTGGGGTACAATCTAGTTAATAAAGGAGTTGAGTCAATGCATATGAAGCGAAGGTCGTTACTTGCAATATTTTTGTTAAACATAGTTACTCTCGGGTTGTACCAAATCTATTGGTACTTTATTACCAAGACGGAGATGAACACCCTAAATGCCAAAGCGCTCAAGGTGCCGTTCTTTTTGTGGTTCTTTATTCCAATTATCGACATCTGGTGGTTTTGGCGTTTTGCCAAGGCAATCGAAGCCACCACCAAGGGCGCAATTGGCCGCTGGGCAGCCTTTTTGGCACCGGTAATAATTTGGGTGGTGGTAGGCATATTCTTTGGCTTTACCCGCAGCATATTCATATCACCTCATAGCCTAGTCGATTCCTCGCTCTGGATAAGCCTGGCCATCACCAACGTTCTTATTCTTCTGCCAATCTTCTATTATCAATCCAATCTCAACAAAGTTGCACGGTAGTTTTATTGTTCGAGGATCTGCTAGCTGGCGGAGACGAGAACTATTTCTTATGATGTAGTTCTCACCAAGGCTCGAACAATAAAGCCAGTGCTTGAATTGTCTCAGTTTGCTGGTATTATGATGTCCAAGCTCATTGAGAAGTCGAGAGAGGGGAAGTGAGAGTATGGGAATGTACGGCAAGGATGATGTCGACCCGACAATCGAGCGCGAGATGCGGGAGGGTTGAAAGCCTCCCGCGACGGCTCTTGGCTGTACCGGACTTTGCTGTCGAGCTGGAACTGAGCCAGCTCGAACAGGAGCTGGTAGCCTGTGCGGGCTGTGGTTTTGCCCTCTTGCCTGGCGAGGATCGCAAGACTGTGCAGTTCGAAGACGGCTCGGAGGCTCTAGAGGCCGTGGTTCACAACACAGTGTGTGAGAACCGCTGGCGACAGCGCGTATCGTTAGAACAAACAGAGGAAGGAAAGGATCTGCCCTCCATGCCCTAGCGGGCCGAACCAGAGAAAGGAAGACGCAGATGGAGAACCATCCAAGCCCTTGCAGTAGGTGTGAGGAGGTCGGCGGGCCAACCGAAGGCATGACCCAAAGGTGTCGGTACTGTGCACAGAGCTTCTGTCTCGGACACATCGACGCTCATGAGAAACAGTGCGATGGTCCATTCCGTCCGATGCTCGATGGGTCGATGCGATGACCTGCCTGGGGAGTCCCAGGCGGGCTCCCTTCTGAGGGTTTAATGTTTTTGATTAAATCTTGAGAAGGGAAGTATAATTAAGCTATGAATTTGGAGCAGCTCAAACAAATCAGCCATTCCGTGCACCTAGCCCGTGGCGGCGGCGGCGGCTCTAGTTCGGGCGGCGGCGGAGGCGGCGGGTTCTCGGGCGGGTCGAGCTATTCGTCTAGCTCATCTGGTTCTGGCTCATCTAAACCTTTGACTGGTTGGGGCTTGTTTTTCTTCTGGGGGTTCTGGGCGGTTTTTATAATCTGGATACTCTGGGCAGTGTTTAGTAAGTCTAAGGGCGCAAAAAAGCTTGGCGGCACCCCGGAAGGCTATATAGACCCCAAAAAATCCGGCACCGACGAAGAAAAAAAGTTGGCTGAGCAGGTTTCGAGCACATTTTTTGGATTCCAAAAAGCTTGGAGTGAGTTCGATGCCAAAACTATGCAAAAGTTGTGCAGCCGCGAGTACGCCAAGCGTATGGTACTAGAACTGACTGTGCTTCAAAACTATGGCCGTAAAGACCAAATGAGTAGTGTAAAACTCAACCAAGTGTTGCTAAAAAAACAACAAGACTACTCGCAGGGCTTCGAGGTTATAACTGATGGCCAGGCCAAAGACCAGCTGATCGATCAAAAAGCCAATAAAGTACTGTTTACCGACTCTAGTCCGTGGCGCGAGTACTGGGCCTTTGTAAAAGAGGACGGTAGCTACAAGCTTGATCTCATCCGACAAGACACCGCCGAGGCTAGCAAATTCGATGCTGGCATAGCTGAATTTGCTACCCAACAAGGCTTTTACTACGACCCAGACTTTGGTTGGCTTATGATGCCCAACCGTGGCGCAATCTTTGGCCCAGCCGGCTTTGGCAATGCCGACATTAACAACCATGTGGTTGGCTATTACAAGAACAATGTAGTGGAGTTTTATAGCTACGAGCCCAAAGCTGGAGCTGGCATGCAGCCTATTACGGTGGCTCAAGCTATATTGCCCAAAAATTACGATGACATTTTGGTAACAATGAAGAGCTGGTATGGCTTTAAACCGAAGCTCAAAGGCCTTAACAAGGTTGAGACCGAAAGCGTGGAGTTCAACAAAAAGTTTGCAGTCTGGGCGGCCAATCAAGATCAGGCCACCAGCTTCGAGCTACTGGCCACCAACTTTATGGAAAAGATCTACGCGCTCGAGTTCGAGATCAACATCGAAGTGGTCGACAACGTATTGTACTTATATAGCCCCAGCAAAAACATTGCCTACCAGGACATGCTCGACGTATTGATTTGGGCTTTTGCCGAGATGAAGCTTTAGCTTTCTTTTATAGACTAATGGCGAGATAATAAACTCGAGATATCCGATAATCGAATAAGGTAGGTGTGAGTTATCATGGCGACCAAGGTCAGCAAGAAAGATGGGGCGCGGGTGGCCGAAGTTCAGAAGTGGAGTGAAGACCAGAAGGAGCAGTGGCGGAAGCTACCAGGGCTGTGTGGTCAGCTCAACACGATAGCCCTTGCCCATGGCGTACAGAGCGGGTTGGTTTACTCGAGCCCAGACTTCAGACTTTGTGCTTACGAACGGATTTGGGTAATCCGTGATTGGGAAGGCGGAGGCTCAAGACTGCTAGTCGATACCGACACTCTAGTGATCCATACCCACACCAAAGGGTTGCCAAATAAAGGCCACAGGAGACGGTTCTTGGGGATCGCTGATTCAGCCGACATCTTGTGGCTGGCTGGCCACCTTGACTTGATCGATGTTGCTCCGATCGTCAAGGACCTAAAGCATCGGATAGCAGTAAGGGGCGGGTAGAGTGACTAGCAGGGGTTCGAAGATTGGGTCTTCGGGCCCTTTCTTCGTTTGGTATACTATTAAGCAATGGATATTCAACGCTTCGATATAGCAAAGCTCTACCCAGGGCTGTATGCAGCTGAGCAAAAGCGCCCCAAAGTAGTACAGGTGCCAGCTCTGAGGATTTTGGCAGTTCAAGGCCAAGGCGACCCAGGAACTGAGTCTTTCCAGCACTCGGTCGAAGCCCTATACGCCACGACTTACGCCATTAAGTTTATGCCCAAGAAAG
Coding sequences within it:
- a CDS encoding TldD/PmbA family protein; the protein is MSKLLREYDEVIEAVMAQAKSTGHYAVMRLHRKDFYNVVFKNGAIDKLSIDGDVGTGIYVFTKSGHVAFGSSNDLSRESVLALAADLAKIADANEAAGLATAEQVYELGPQENLGQDKLHYQTYDVAQLDPALIATNLGKFEGFAKSIDPGASTLLQFHADIDTWRVVRSDGTDVDWCVPKSRMYLTLTIKSKSGTASGRIRLIDNSPELMFGSIEQHKKDVGELVEQMRSQLGAPSIAAGHYPILVDADLGGMVAHEALGHPAESDLVASGGSALGNEQKKFIAGTMVAAKDVTIEDHEDELAHGFHPYGAFGNARQPVTIIKDGVLSESISDVFTASKTGVTNKNCERSEGYYAPAIPRMSNTFVNMTKLQELANPDQKDLLDPETLQVELKNDGFFAKHPKVVLLRQMTGGAVSTATGDFMFGTGFVYELSEQGVTAYKPVSFSGNVVEALKSLEFGLGKVQKNVAGFCGKSEQVAHVNTGGNQLMFFAPTNQVSIA
- a CDS encoding NUDIX hydrolase gives rise to the protein MEDHAVYVVVRDGKCLFVQRSKQKKVLPGAWAFASGTVEPGESLFQTAEREAMEEVGMKVKAKKLLTKRDLPDVGVRLNFVICEPLGKPTKLDPAEAEQLAWMSMTDFFDKYTDEQIGHGLRWLRTQPKIWKAEGL
- a CDS encoding NAD(P)H-dependent oxidoreductase; amino-acid sequence: MKLTVICANSRKDSESLKVAKWFKGAIGNDGQTVNLIDLHVSQLPLELDKLWDEDPDTMLIWNPIKDALTAAEAYVVVTPEWNGMANPSFFNLVDYTDGEMAYKPALLVGVSASRGGAYPIAQIKGFASKNTHIDFIPEHVLIRDVEKVFNKFEPEEESKYGDAYLKDRSKYALKVLYEYAKALKGLRDSGVIDHKTYPNGM
- the msrB gene encoding peptide-methionine (R)-S-oxide reductase MsrB, encoding MNQDELKKKINSLAEQTREVTQNKGTEAAFSGKYWNEHADGTYHCAVCGQKLFKSGTKFDSGTGWPSFDQAVPGSVKMIADNSHGMHRTEVVCSNCGAHLGHVFEDGPKETTGQRFCINSAALDLKKKQ
- a CDS encoding transglycosylase SLT domain-containing protein — translated: MLMEIAPRPRPKTDDEIDAGMRSRIRNLSRVGALGLGAMVAATGYQATHTEPTPASERVEAATTTTLAPETTTTTEQQTTPANWLPEGVKAKWPLIVEVAKGYQIDPQLVAIIIAEESGGNEHAVNPSGAKGLFQLMPDTEKVMASKLGYTNYNIYDSKTNLELGTALIRYLNDHYIAPAGVDLETPQGIAMLAYGMSGGEGDLQTFIRTGSLNSTSYAKQNQAVANLWVNMWSDRGEPTSPTFEQLRGVQK
- a CDS encoding flavodoxin family protein; the protein is MALKALFLNCTLKPSPSVSNTGALIDKAVELYKAQGVETEVVRVRDYDVKFGVSSNEGEGDQWPEILSKIKDCNILIIGTPIWFGVRGSVSQLVLERLDGTYDEGDTKTGQFPLYNKVAGVIVTGNEDGAHDVAANTLFNLTHLGCTVPPNVDCYWVGNAGPGPSYIEAGGDKHLYTNKTCRYMVANTIYMAKLIQDNPIPTNLNELIAEAKKASSD
- the msrA gene encoding peptide-methionine (S)-S-oxide reductase MsrA; amino-acid sequence: MPKTELADFGGGCFWGVEEVFRTVPGVVKTEVGYEGGHVDHPTYEQVCSHTTGHAETLQVTFDPTKASYEKLLDLFFEHHNPTQLNQQGPDVGENYRSVIFYHNDEQKRAAEAKIEQLTAAKKFKKPIVTQVVPAKTFWRGEEYHQQYLHKRNLGVCY
- a CDS encoding prephenate dehydrogenase/arogenate dehydrogenase family protein; protein product: MKKSIGVIGFGAFGAFIAPILARHFEVLVSTRRKVGNPPKGVSFVSLEQAANCNIVVLSVNAQAIEEVLLKIKPLLRPGTLVIDVCSVKVMPVKLMNKILPTNVQVLGTHPVFGPESGKHGIAGLPVALCPVRIDAKTLARIKDFLQNALELEVVEISPEDHDREMAYALALTHLISRSLNNLPLPELKLPTKSYKLLQAVRGNLQNDSIELFHTIQNYNSFAKQVRRNFVKRVQELEHKIETHDKNNVQ
- a CDS encoding HAD family phosphatase, with product MREAHDLGVIFDMDGTLVDTLPVNYKFWQEYLAEFGIKPDRNLFISMLGKPIQVTSKVFKETFNIDTHPLEMAAAINTKRLVYYSTHDLVISPHLIPLLKSLQEHKVPMAVGTGSTHQLSQLLLNHNQLSQYFSAVVTSDDVSNDKPAPDTFELAAKKLGVSAKKCVVVGDSANDVGAAHAANMAIIGYVNNFNSAQTIAGAEKIISDYNQIDIAGLRQIVAQHAD
- a CDS encoding DUF4234 domain-containing protein; amino-acid sequence: MKRRSLLAIFLLNIVTLGLYQIYWYFITKTEMNTLNAKALKVPFFLWFFIPIIDIWWFWRFAKAIEATTKGAIGRWAAFLAPVIIWVVVGIFFGFTRSIFISPHSLVDSSLWISLAITNVLILLPIFYYQSNLNKVAR
- a CDS encoding DUF3137 domain-containing protein, coding for MNLEQLKQISHSVHLARGGGGGSSSGGGGGGGFSGGSSYSSSSSGSGSSKPLTGWGLFFFWGFWAVFIIWILWAVFSKSKGAKKLGGTPEGYIDPKKSGTDEEKKLAEQVSSTFFGFQKAWSEFDAKTMQKLCSREYAKRMVLELTVLQNYGRKDQMSSVKLNQVLLKKQQDYSQGFEVITDGQAKDQLIDQKANKVLFTDSSPWREYWAFVKEDGSYKLDLIRQDTAEASKFDAGIAEFATQQGFYYDPDFGWLMMPNRGAIFGPAGFGNADINNHVVGYYKNNVVEFYSYEPKAGAGMQPITVAQAILPKNYDDILVTMKSWYGFKPKLKGLNKVETESVEFNKKFAVWAANQDQATSFELLATNFMEKIYALEFEINIEVVDNVLYLYSPSKNIAYQDMLDVLIWAFAEMKL